A section of the Mastomys coucha isolate ucsf_1 unplaced genomic scaffold, UCSF_Mcou_1 pScaffold15, whole genome shotgun sequence genome encodes:
- the LOC116091113 gene encoding zinc finger protein 120-like: protein MGIVTYDDVHVNFTQEEWALLDPSQKSLYEDVMLETYRNLSAIGYIWKDDNIEELLQSFRRYERHERSHTEEQPSQFIECVKAFAFQSHTQRNERIYTVENPFEVIPHFEANAYHSSLQIHKTTVAGENTYECNQCSRNFVSHSSLQSHKRVHTEEKRFECNHSGKVFAQNHHLLRHKRTLSGEKPFKCNQCGKAFERNSHLKIHRRTHTGEKPFECNQCGKAFARNSHLQIHRRTHTGEKPFECNQCGKAFARKGHLQLHRRIHTGEKPFECNQCGKDFTTNSYLQIHRRTHTGEKPFQCKQCCKAFATNSGLQLHRRTHTGEKPFECNQCGKAFARNSRLQLHRRTHTGEKPFQCNQCGKAFAQKCQLLSHKRTHTGEKPFECNQCGKAFTTNSGLQIHRRAHI, encoded by the exons ATG GGTATAGTGACATatgatgatgtgcatgtgaacttcactCAGGAAGAGTGGGCTTTGCTGGATCCTTCTCAGAAGAGTCTCTATgaagatgtgatgctggagacatATAGGAATCTTTCTGCTATAG GCTATATTTGGAAAGATGATAATATTGAAGAACTTCTTCAAAGTTTTAGAAGATATGAAAG GCATGAAAGAAGTCATACTGAAGAGCAACCCTCTCAGTTTATTGAGTGTGTGAAAGCCTTTGCATTTCAGAGTCatacccaaagaaatgaaagaatttatACTGTAGAGAATCCCTTTGAAGTTATCCCACATTTTGAAGCTAATGCATATCACAGTAgtctccaaatacataaaacaacagTTGCTGGAGAGAACACCTATGAGTGTAACCAATGTAGTAGAAACTTTGTATCTCACAGTTCTCTTCAAAGCCATAAAAGGGTTCATACAGAAGAGAAACGTTTTGAATGCAATCATTCTGGAAAAGTCTTTGCACAAAACCATCATCTCCTAAGACATAAAAGAACACtttctggagagaaacctttcaaatgtaaccaatgtggtaaagctttTGAAAGAAACAGTCATCTTAaaatacatagaagaacacatactggagagaaaccttttgaatgtaaccaatgtggtaaagcctttgcaagaaacagtcatcttcaaatacatagaagaacacatactggagagaaaccttttgaatgtaaccaatgtggtaaagcctttgcaagaaAAGGTCACCTTCAACTACATAgaagaatacatactggagagaaacctttcgaatgtaaccaatgtggtaaagacTTTACAACAAATAGTtatcttcaaatacatagaagaacacatactggagagaaacctttccaGTGTAAACAATGCTGTAAAGCCTTTGCAACAAACAGTGGCCTTCAactacatagaagaacacatactggagagaaaccttttgaatgtaaccaatgtggtaaagcctttgcaagaaACAGTCGTCTTCAactacatagaagaacacatactggagagaagcctttccaatgtaaccaatgtggtaaagcctttgcacaaaAATGTCAGCTCCTCtcacataaaagaacacatactggagagaaaccttttgaatgtaaccagtgtggtaaagcctttacaACAAACAGTGGCCTTCAAATACATAGAAGAGCACATATTTGA